One window from the genome of Caloenas nicobarica isolate bCalNic1 chromosome 21, bCalNic1.hap1, whole genome shotgun sequence encodes:
- the MAPK13 gene encoding mitogen-activated protein kinase 13 isoform X1, which translates to MNIVRRRGFYRQEVNKTLWELPRRYTSLHPVGSGAYGSVCSAIDKKTGEKVAIKKLCRPFQSEIFAKRAYRELMLLKHMQHENVIGLLDVFTSAASYQGFQDFYLVMPYMRTDLQKIMGHEFSDEKIQYLVYQMLKGLKYIHSAGIIHRDLKPGNLAVNEDCQLKILDFGLARHADAEMTGYVVTRWYRAPEVILNWMHYNQTVDIWSIGCIMAEMLTGKTLFKGKDYLDQLTQILKVTGHPGEDFMEKLEDKAAKSYIKSLPKIPKKDLSVLFPKASPQAVDLLDKMLQLDVEKRLTATEALAHPYFDQFRDVEEETEAQQSYDDSLEHEKLSIDEWRKHIYKEILSFSPIARKDSKKRSGMSL; encoded by the exons ATGAACATCGTGAGGAGAAGAGGCTTTTACAGACAGGAGGTGAACAAAACCCTCTGGGAGCTGCCCAGGAGATACACGTCCCTCCATCCCGTGGGGTCCGGAGCCTACGGCTCAGTGTG TTCAGCCATAGACAAGAAGACAGGGGAGAAAGTGGCTATCAAGAAGCTCTGTCGCCCATTCCAGTCAGAGATCTTTGCCAAGAGAGCATACAGGGAGCTGATGCTGTTGAAGCATATGCAGCACGAGAAT GTCATTGGGCTGCTTGATGTCTTCACCTCCGCTGCCTCCTACCAGGGATTCCAGGACTT CTACCTGGTGATGCCATACATGCGGACAGATTTACAAAAGATCATGGGACACGAATTCAGTGATGAAAAGATCCAGTACCTGGTCTACCAGATGCTGAAAGGGCTGAAG TATATTCATTCAGCTGGAATCATCCACAGG GACCTGAAGCCAGGCAACTTGGCTGTGAACGAAGACTGTCAGCTAAAG ATCTTGGATTTTGGCTTGGCCAGACATGCCGATGCTGAAATGACTGGCTACGTGGTTACACGCTGGTACAGAGCCCCAGAAGTAATTCTGAACTGGATGCATTACAACCAGACAG TGGATATCTGGTCTATTGGCTGCATCATGGCAGAGATGCTGACTGGGAAAAcgctttttaaaggaaaagatt ACCTAGATCAACTGACTCAGATCCTGAAAGTAACAGGGCATCCAGGAGAAGATTTcatggagaagctggaggacAAAGCG gCCAAGAGTTATATCAAGTCACTTCCTAAAATCCCCAAGAAGGATTTGTCTGTGCTTTTCCCCAAAGCCAGTCCTCAGG CAGTGGACCTGCTTGACAAGATGTTGCAGCTCGATGTGGAAAAGCGCCTTACAGCAACGGAGGCGTTGGCTCACCCCTATTTCGACCAGTTCCGAGATGTCGAGGAGGAGACAGAAGCACAACAGTCCTATGATGATTCTCTGGAACATGAAAAGCTTTCAATAGATGAGTGGAGAA agCATATTTACAAGGAGATCTTGTCCTTCAGTCCCATTGCACGGAAGGACTCAAAGAAGCGAAGTGGGATGTCATTGTAG
- the MAPK13 gene encoding mitogen-activated protein kinase 13 isoform X2, whose translation MNIVRRRGFYRQEVNKTLWELPRRYTSLHPVGSGAYGSVCSAIDKKTGEKVAIKKLCRPFQSEIFAKRAYRELMLLKHMQHENVIGLLDVFTSAASYQGFQDFYLVMPYMRTDLQKIMGHEFSDEKIQYLVYQMLKGLKYIHSAGIIHRDLKPGNLAVNEDCQLKILDFGLARHADAEMTGYVVTRWYRAPEVILNWMHYNQTVDIWSIGCIMAEMLTGKTLFKGKDYLDQLTQILKVTGHPGEDFMEKLEDKAAKSYIKSLPKIPKKDLSVLFPKASPQAVDLLDKMLQLDVEKRLTATEALAHPYFDQFRDVEEETEAQQSYDDSLEHEKLSIDEWRSKRFYPLWKFLSSMGLSCLSLLPVHMLSKAVIASQ comes from the exons ATGAACATCGTGAGGAGAAGAGGCTTTTACAGACAGGAGGTGAACAAAACCCTCTGGGAGCTGCCCAGGAGATACACGTCCCTCCATCCCGTGGGGTCCGGAGCCTACGGCTCAGTGTG TTCAGCCATAGACAAGAAGACAGGGGAGAAAGTGGCTATCAAGAAGCTCTGTCGCCCATTCCAGTCAGAGATCTTTGCCAAGAGAGCATACAGGGAGCTGATGCTGTTGAAGCATATGCAGCACGAGAAT GTCATTGGGCTGCTTGATGTCTTCACCTCCGCTGCCTCCTACCAGGGATTCCAGGACTT CTACCTGGTGATGCCATACATGCGGACAGATTTACAAAAGATCATGGGACACGAATTCAGTGATGAAAAGATCCAGTACCTGGTCTACCAGATGCTGAAAGGGCTGAAG TATATTCATTCAGCTGGAATCATCCACAGG GACCTGAAGCCAGGCAACTTGGCTGTGAACGAAGACTGTCAGCTAAAG ATCTTGGATTTTGGCTTGGCCAGACATGCCGATGCTGAAATGACTGGCTACGTGGTTACACGCTGGTACAGAGCCCCAGAAGTAATTCTGAACTGGATGCATTACAACCAGACAG TGGATATCTGGTCTATTGGCTGCATCATGGCAGAGATGCTGACTGGGAAAAcgctttttaaaggaaaagatt ACCTAGATCAACTGACTCAGATCCTGAAAGTAACAGGGCATCCAGGAGAAGATTTcatggagaagctggaggacAAAGCG gCCAAGAGTTATATCAAGTCACTTCCTAAAATCCCCAAGAAGGATTTGTCTGTGCTTTTCCCCAAAGCCAGTCCTCAGG CAGTGGACCTGCTTGACAAGATGTTGCAGCTCGATGTGGAAAAGCGCCTTACAGCAACGGAGGCGTTGGCTCACCCCTATTTCGACCAGTTCCGAGATGTCGAGGAGGAGACAGAAGCACAACAGTCCTATGATGATTCTCTGGAACATGAAAAGCTTTCAATAGATGAGTGGAGAAGTAAGAGGTTTTATCCTCTTTGGAAGTTTCTGTCTAGCATGGGACtttcctgcctctctctgctccctgtgcACATGCTGAGTAAGGCTGTAATTGCCTCTCAATGA